The segment acgtagggacgttgttagctgttagccgatagcggtgtctgtaataactcagtaaatggcccgtgaaaaaaacattttttccagcggatgtcttagttacaacatgattgagctaactggagtagtttcatgtcgtatccgacaacgggaggcttttaacagatgctgttgtgagctgtccctgtcagctgcagccactactGATGCTTTccagacatcgtgatttcccataactgaataaataccacacatagcaacacaaaactgctttgctagctcaatcatgttgtaactaagatatccgctggaaagaatatttttttcacgggccatttagtgagttttttttacatggcggcggaagctatatgaacgagctaaccctcgtctgctgagttttaaaaatgccggctattttgtagCTTTCTGTtcacgtcacatccctccttgagtatatccaatcagcaccaagtaaaccccaagccccagccaggagtctttcggggccgttctgagtacctaccccgaggcagggacttgtttagcccctgtaaaagttccggaactctgtccttagggggtggttcctgcggtggagacacgcaccaacggccccggccccgtaaaattaccccgaagttcctgcggtggaaacgggcctatggatgcaggggtcacttggaagtgccaggtgggagcttctcgcaagattttgaagtatctcgtctcctcgttcaggaaaaaattaccacgaaaaacagaaaaaaattaccacgaaaaacagaaaaaaataccacgaaaaaacagaaaaaattaccacgaaaaacagaaaaaattaccacgaaaaaacAAGCCCGAAGATAGTGGCGAAAAATTACGGCCCGACTTGGCCCACGAACCGGGTTGAGTTCGGGCtagggcagagaatctaagctctagtaGGAGGCTCGGTCATCTGAGTGTAGCTGAGCTGTAAGTAAACaatctgaactcagatcagttttctctgacaaagATGAAAGTTAGGTCTTAATTACCAAAtctgtgagaggacacgagtttaaacctccagactaacatgctGCACATGAAGAAAGAATTCAGAAATTAATGAAGTTATttctctgcttcttaacagtcagaCGGATAAATCAGAGTTTACTGCGCACAAATCCTAGTTgaagtttttgagagcataaatagagagatgtcgagcttttcaaatgatgatcagtaagcgtgtgctcgtaaatcaacccttaaacctgtcagaaactgctggagaaatgcagGTTTCCAAATGGTTTGGTAtgttgattcttatttttaatGCATGAATTAGCATCACtagattagtttaaagattaagaaaatgaataaataataattactaAAAGTTGAATATCATGAATGTTCGTTGGCTAAATAAGCATTTTCGTCTCAAGACTGAGGCTAaggggagacttgtgggtacccatagatcccattttcattcagatatcttgaggtaaGAGTTCAAGGGACCTCTTTGAAAGTCACCATACCAGTTGCTCCTAAAATTTTgcctaactttggagcgttATTTAGCTCATTTCCTAACAAGCTATGTCGACATGGCTAGTAATGGATGCTTcatctagtttcacaagataccttTACCTTCATTTTTAAGCTATGTAGCCATAGCTTAAAAAAATGAGTGctccacagcctcttaaagacagtaactGTATCAGGGTAGCCATGCCATTCTCCTCCCCTTCCACCATCTGCTTGCTAGTCTTTGAAAAGAGCACTGTTGCTGAATCCTGGGTTCAGTGCCACCTaagatgattgtgattggtttagagaaatacaaacaacccatGACTTTTCCCCCCCTATAGCAGCATGATAACGGTGCCTCCACACCTTTCTCTAGCTCTGACACAGTGCTGCGGAGATGAGTCAGATTAGTCGTCTAAGCGTCTACACGTTAACAACTTGCTGTAGTTTTTGTTCATATTACACAGAGATGTTCCTCACAGCTCTCCGGTTGACTCTTGAGGTCTGGCCACCAGACACAGAAATCACTGGGTTGTTGAAGGAACAACAAGCTCTATCTCAGTTGTGACTTCAGTGCGTGATGTCTCCAGGGGTGTCCTGTGTTTCCTCGAGTGTTTCTGTAGCAGTTTGGAGACAAGACTGACAGCTAGCCCAGAGAGAGAAATTTCCCTTGTCACAtttacaccccccccccccccccccaattaCTCTGACAGACACTCTCCTTCCAAATGAACTTAAATAAAGAAATCAGTGAGCGCTTCACTCAAACTCGTAGCTTTGGAAGTGCTCTGTTAGAGGCAATAGCGAGCAGGTGTGTCCCAGCTACATGCCATTTCATGCTCTACTAAATCTCAAGAAGTTTTCCCCCATGCAAAAGTAATTAGAATGAAATGTCGTTGCGGGAGAAATGTTGGTCTAAGTGAGGATGAAGTACTGAACTGTTTTGATCATCCAGGAAGTGAAGTGCTGGAATGCATCATTACATTTGCTGAAAAGCCAGCAGTCCCATTTCACCACCTGGTCCTCAGCTGCCCCCTCAGAGCGCAACTCATCCAAGACAAGCAACAGccaccaccccccccccctcccacctCCTGTTCTGAATGAGGCCAAGGAAACCCCTTGTTGGATGCACAAGTGGAAGGAAATGGCTAATGTATAGGCTGTGGCTCAGGGGAATCCGTTtcagtgggggtgggggggtgaaCAGAGCTTGAACAAGTAAGTGTTTGTGTTGGGCCAGTCAGTGTCTGGCTGACGGAGCACAGACAACACACTGAGGAGTTTGTGATTGAGACAGATAGTAAAAAGATAGACGGAGGGAGATCTTTAGAAACTGAGACAGTGAGATACAGAGAATGGAGATAGAGAATGCATTCATGACGCACATCCCCACATTAATTTGAGTCAACTGGAGCATATTAGAACAGCGTGTCCTTATCTTACCTCTCAGAACTTTTTTAGTAAGTGTAAAGAAAGACCACCAATGTAccacatttttccatttttgacgtttttttaatgattttaaaaacaaatacccTGACCCTGGATATAGAAATGCAAAGTAACCTGGGTGAAAAAGTTCCAAAAACAATTCTTACAGAGCAAATACTATAAAGACAGTTGGTCAGTTTCAGGCACTTGGAACCACATACAGTCTCAGTTTGTCATGCTACACAAGAAAGTATTTCTTTGGTCCTTTTATCTCCCAATAAGGTCAGCTGAAACCacagacagaacaaaaaaacagctttcTGGTTTCGTACAAActatttacatttcattaaagaCCCAATGCAAGCCTCCATCAGACAAGAAACAGACCTGGCAAAGTTCCACTGTCACGTATCAACccttcatatttttttttccatattggTTATGAAATGACAACAGAATAAAAAGGTATAATTATAATGGCTcgaatgagatttttttttttctttttacagcaGTATTAATCAATATAACTTAGTGGAATGGTTTTGATataatttggcaaaaaaaagattaattctTTTTTGTCCACGGTGGGCCCCAAACCAACAAAAGCCACATGCTACAGAAGTACCAAGCACTTCAATGAACGCTCAGCTTACATCAATGTAAAGTTAAAACCAAAAGCTCTCCACGTGTCCTAAAAGTCATCGCTCAACTGCAAGGCAGCCACGTTTGATAAGAGTTACTGCATGTATGCATGGGCGGCTGAACTTGTGCCACATAATAATTGCTGAAGTTGACGTCTCTGACATAGGGAGCGGGCTGGTAGTAGCAGGTGATGTTGGCCAGAGCAGGGATAGCGTTCTGTTCGGCCATTACGCGCAACGCCAGGGCGGAAATAAGTGCCAGCGTCTGTCTGCGCTCGTGGCCCATCAGGCACACAGTGCTCTCGTCCACCACTCGCCTCAGCGTCACCAGGCACTCGTAGCGCTTGTGCTCCATGCCCACAAAGTGGTTCTGCAGATACGCCTCCAGTTTCCTCTGCTGCACAGTTATGTCGGGGAAATCGATGAAGAAGCGCGAGCACATGTAGCGCtgcatttgtttcatttcagtctCAGAGGACGGCCGGAAGCCGcgcaccagcaggtggcagtactTGAGCAGCCCGCCGCCCCGGATCTCTTCTGGGCTGCGGGTGGCAATAGTCCTGGTGCGAAGGTGCTCAAGAGCTTCCTCAAAGTCTCCGTACATGCTCTCCCCCTGCACCGTAGGGTGGAAGGTCTCTGACATGGCCGTCTCCGAGCAGcggtcaaacagcagcagcgagTCCAGAGTGATCTGAAAGGAGTCAACACTGAACTCAAATTGCCTTCTCAGAGAATCCACAAACTTCAGCTCCACGTTCTTGCCGGTGTTGTTGGACAGCGAGATGAGACTCCAGCGGTCCGTGTCATTGCAAACTTTCACCAGTTTCTGCACGTACGCTTCCTTCAGGGCGAGGGCTGTGATCCGCTCCCTGCACACCCCTTCAGGCAAAAAGTCCACCAGGCAGTCCAGCACCACATCCTTCACCAGCCGGAAGGTTTTGTCATCAGTCTGACTTAAGCCGAAGATCAGGTCCAGGTCTTTGTAGCCGAGGCCATTGTCCTCGTGAAGCACGTGGCTGGCTGCTGAGCCATTCAGCTTGACGTCGCAAACCACCACGCCACGCTCCTCCAGTCGAGCCCTGACCACCTAGAAAAGATACAGAAAGGGAGAAAAAGCTGAGTGATGGGTgtggagaaaagaaaatataagtATGTACACgttaaaaaggagaaaattaagtgtaaaacaccaaattaaaagtaaaaggaaAACCATAAAATTAAAagtctccaaaaaaaaaaaaaaaattagtaaaTGTAGATATTTAGTCACACGTCTTTTCTTCTTGAATTTAGAGGCTTCATGTGTTCACTGCGAGAACACTGCAGGATTTAAGAATTGCAGGTAAATACAGAAGCTACATGCAGAGTCAGGGAAAGCCGGTGGCAGATTCCTGCAGCAGGCAGGTTTTTAATATCTGGCTTAAAGACACTTTGACATCAAAGCGGCTGCATACAGGCTGTGATCCTTCATTAACCATAGCTGATCCTCTTGCCTGAGGGTAACACACATCACACTGCACAGTAGCCTGCAATGGTAGAGTTGCACACCTGATTTCGCACGCTTATCTCTTCACTGATGAACTAAAAGCAACATCAGCACAACATAGATAAGCTGTGGAAAATGACGAGTCGGTGCTTGTCTGCTGTAAGAGGCtctaagaggaaaaataacagTGCTGCCGTGAACTTTTAAACTTGTGTCCTATGACCACACTGAGAAAACGCGATCCCATAGCTGTCACATAAACACTCGCTGGCAAAGGTTTCTCTGGTTATTGGAGCACATACCATGCTGCACTGCTCTGATGCATGGGAAAACTTCTGAGCTACAGACAGCTGAGATGTTTATGCTTCCTGTCTGTTGCATCACTCAAATGACActaagaggagaaaaacatccAAACGAGGCCAGTTCTGAAGAAATCCAAATCACAGCTGCCTGGTAGAAGCTCTGCTGCTGTCCTGTCAGTCGATGCAGACAGTTATCTATACAGCCAGGCACTCCtatcaaaacttattttagaccctaagattttaaaatgcagGTTGTAAACTTAATCCAATAAATCACTTTTAATAATGCACTTGGCAGTTACAAAAAGCATGTTCTCATTTGTTTAAGTTTGTTCATTTGTAACCTCTGCATACAGAGAACACGGAAACAAAATGTCGTTTCTCATGGCCCAAGGTGCTAACACAAGATACACATCATAGTGACGAACATTATAtacacaggggaaaaaaagagaacaattacaaacaaaaagagCAGAATGAAACAGGGAGATTGTCTGCCAATTTAGGGCTATGactataaatgtaataaatattaaatgtaaataattcTGTACACATAAAAACTACGAGAATgccgagagtgagtgagtgtctccattttattttaaagacacTAAAGTGAAGGGAACTCAACCCTTTGGAAAATACTTCTATTCAATTTCATTCCAAAAAATGTGAAGACAAGACAGACTTTATGTCTGTAGCATGTTTATCCTAGTTAAAtgagggggaaacagctagcctagcgCTTTCCAAGGGGAAACAAATACCTACAAGCATCTCCAAAGCTAACATTAACACTATCTGGTTGAATCAAGCAGAAATGTGGATTTAGAGTTACGTATATGCTGCAAAGAAAACAACACCTGTGCTCATCGCCTGCTAGTACATTAGCTGGAGATACTGCACAGAAATAGTTCTTAAATATGgcacacaactccacctaaaaTCACTAACTGGCATTTCAGCATTTCTGCTTGTGTATGGTGttatgttctctctctctctctgtgagcCTGGTCTCCCTCCTCCCGATGCCTGCTGCGCACCTGAGTGCAATCTGCACTcaggtagagagaggaggaggaggtgataaGAGGGACAGGGAGTGTAGAGAAAGGAAGGCATTGGCACATGGCACAGGTAGTGGGGagtctttttcttcctccattgttctctcctctccccaAGCAGGTTCTTTTCCCCTATGCTCGTTTAGGTGCtggggttttgttgttttagtttgttgtgTTAGTTCGGGCTGGAGATTGCTTGTAGTCATGTTATTcgtgtcttgttttctttagGTTTAATTCATGTTTTAGGTAGTTTAGGGGGAGACGCTGGGAGCGACGGCCCACTGCGTGATTGGCCCAGCgtcttccctccttttgcccggGGTCTCCAGTCCCTTTGTTTTcctttagtttgtttgtgcctTTGTTTAATGTTCTGGGGGTACACAATAAAGCCAGTGGGTAAACTGTTACCTTTGGTGTGGCGTCCTCTTTTTATATGTTGCAGCCGCCTGCTCCTACTGAGCcgggttttgtttctgtttgtatgGAGGCCGTAACatatggattaaacaaatgagatacaaTGTGTAATAAGAAGATAAAAATATCTACAACACCTAAATTTAACATAAACAGCCATGCTACCTGCTTCCCCTGAGAAAAGTCATGTTCATGTTAAGATTGGACAACAAACCAAGCCCCTGAGAAGGAAAAATTACAACAACCAGGTCattcacatgatgccattgggcccaaaaagactttttcccatagatttACATTGTGAACGAGATGTCTATTAATCAGTATACAAATTTATTTGAGCGAAATGACTCATTTcgctatcaggatttgatccatttgaaGCGATAATGTTTGGAAAGTCTGGTGGAGCCGCACAATTAAATAATTCAATTCACgttcaagttagcggagcacTTCACAGGATGTTACCCGGTGGAAGTTAGCCGCTTCCACACTgtggaagatctgggtaatttcataccacggaaatagagcttttttggcttcatgcaccactgagcaacttttataggaatATACGTggccccgcctccaacactgcatccaggtctctttatacatccatgcaaCAAACCCAATTCCAGTCCTGTACGCAAGTTTATTTTTCCTAGGATGGGGACAACATGACCCGCCTTAATCTGTTTTTGGCTGGCTTACCCGGACATTCGTACCCTAACCTCAACCAGTCTCACCcctctttcctaaacctaagcaaTCCAGTCAACAAaggcaacgagtactagccaatcagatgAGGAGcagggcgggtcatgcctttgccatcctggagaaaaagaaaaagtgcgcccaaacttttaaaataattctTTAAAACTCAAGGTTTTGTTGGAGAAGCAACATATTATGTTCGATTTCTCAAAACACTTCAAGAATATTAAACAAAGCAAAGACACCATATGACTCCACATTCCAGTGTGAAAAGGTCAGACGCTTTGCAGAGTGAAATTACACAGGGCACTGGACAACACTGCACAGAAGTGGATGTTTTCTTTAACTATCCAGCAAGGGAAACCCACAGCAGTATTTGCTCTGACCTCACACTTAAACAGTTGGTCCCAGTTAACAGCACGCCATAATCTGCCTGTCTGGGGGTCCTGAAAAGGAGCGTATGAGGAAACACAGCTCTGGCAACCCCTCCATCTCCGTCCTTCAGCACTCATAAAACGAGCCAGTACATTTCCCACATGACGCACCAGCACCTGGTGAGCCGAGCGAAGGGAGACACTTCCGTCGACGTTCGAGCTAAAAAGCCTCGTAAAAAGAGCCGCAAATACGCCCAGCTGTCTGGTGTTGACAACGCCTTGGCGACACATAGCATAATCTCTCCACTCTCAATAGTTTCCCTGAGTATTTCATTTAAGCTGCAGcctgaatgtgtttttattatggCAGTTTGAAATGACCCAGCCATTTACC is part of the Epinephelus moara isolate mb chromosome 22, YSFRI_EMoa_1.0, whole genome shotgun sequence genome and harbors:
- the tent5bb gene encoding terminal nucleotidyltransferase 5Bb — encoded protein: MSSGDASERNRRVSVLSWDQVRRLDSILGESVPIHGRGNFPTLSVQPRQIVQVVRARLEERGVVVCDVKLNGSAASHVLHEDNGLGYKDLDLIFGLSQTDDKTFRLVKDVVLDCLVDFLPEGVCRERITALALKEAYVQKLVKVCNDTDRWSLISLSNNTGKNVELKFVDSLRRQFEFSVDSFQITLDSLLLFDRCSETAMSETFHPTVQGESMYGDFEEALEHLRTRTIATRSPEEIRGGGLLKYCHLLVRGFRPSSETEMKQMQRYMCSRFFIDFPDITVQQRKLEAYLQNHFVGMEHKRYECLVTLRRVVDESTVCLMGHERRQTLALISALALRVMAEQNAIPALANITCYYQPAPYVRDVNFSNYYVAQVQPPMHTCSNSYQTWLPCS